In Pseudomonadota bacterium, one DNA window encodes the following:
- a CDS encoding TPM domain-containing protein has translation MDLARVFRHLLFPGLLVRRAFPAAALSRIEAAIAASESRHRGQIRYAVEGALDLRPLIAGQTARERAIEVFSALHIWDTEENNGVLIYLLLADRDVEIVADRAIARHVGPAGFEAICRRMEEEFRAGRFTRGVVEGIEAVGHHLALHYPAGEEPRDELPDAPVIL, from the coding sequence ATGGACCTCGCGCGCGTGTTTCGGCATCTGCTATTTCCAGGGCTCCTGGTGCGGCGGGCGTTCCCGGCGGCGGCGCTCTCGCGCATCGAGGCGGCCATCGCTGCCTCGGAGTCCCGGCACAGGGGACAGATCCGCTACGCGGTGGAGGGGGCGCTGGACCTCCGGCCCCTTATCGCCGGTCAGACGGCGCGCGAGCGGGCCATCGAGGTGTTCTCCGCCCTGCACATCTGGGATACCGAGGAAAACAACGGCGTCCTCATCTACCTCCTGCTTGCCGACCGCGACGTCGAGATCGTCGCGGACCGCGCCATCGCCAGGCACGTCGGCCCCGCGGGCTTTGAGGCGATCTGCCGGCGCATGGAGGAGGAGTTCCGCGCCGGCCGCTTTACGCGCGGCGTGGTCGAAGGGATCGAGGCGGTGGGCCATCACCTCGCGCTACACTACCCCGCAGGGGAGGAGCCGCGCGACGAGTTGCCGGATGCGCCCGTCATCCTATGA
- a CDS encoding YgcG family protein, whose protein sequence is MSAVGAHGRAARRWGLAVLALGLCTVLWAEVPVPVLTARVTDLTGTLKPAEIQALEDRLRDFETRKGAQIAVLIVPSTAPDAIEGYSIRVVENWKLGRKGVDDGVLLLVAKDDQRVRIEVGYGLEGVIPDALASRIINEAITPRFKAGDFHGGITAGVERLMGLIAGEPLPAPAETSPSPIGDLLPLVFIPALIAAQVLHRVFGRLVGAGLGGAMAGGIIWWLVGSWLGALIAAAVAFFILFAQDPSASVFRGRGRYGGMGGGFGRGGWGRSGGGGGFSGGGGGFGGGGASGRW, encoded by the coding sequence TTGTCGGCTGTCGGGGCGCACGGCCGCGCGGCCCGCCGCTGGGGCTTGGCGGTCCTGGCGCTGGGCTTGTGCACCGTGTTGTGGGCCGAGGTCCCCGTGCCCGTGCTCACGGCGCGCGTGACCGATCTCACCGGCACGCTCAAACCCGCAGAGATCCAGGCGCTCGAAGACCGGCTGCGTGACTTTGAAACCCGGAAGGGCGCCCAGATCGCCGTGCTCATCGTTCCGAGCACGGCGCCCGACGCGATAGAGGGGTATTCGATCCGCGTCGTCGAGAATTGGAAGCTCGGGCGCAAGGGGGTGGACGACGGCGTGCTTCTCTTGGTCGCGAAGGACGATCAGCGGGTGCGGATCGAGGTCGGGTATGGCCTCGAAGGGGTGATCCCGGATGCCCTGGCGAGCCGCATCATCAACGAGGCGATCACGCCGCGCTTCAAGGCAGGCGATTTCCATGGCGGGATCACGGCCGGGGTCGAGCGCCTCATGGGGCTCATTGCCGGCGAGCCCCTGCCGGCCCCGGCGGAGACGTCCCCCTCTCCCATCGGGGACCTCCTGCCCCTCGTCTTCATCCCCGCCCTCATCGCCGCGCAGGTGCTCCACCGGGTGTTCGGCCGTCTGGTCGGCGCGGGGCTCGGGGGCGCCATGGCCGGGGGTATCATCTGGTGGCTAGTCGGGTCCTGGCTCGGGGCCCTCATCGCGGCCGCCGTCGCGTTTTTCATCCTGTTCGCCCAGGACCCGAGCGCGAGCGTCTTCCGAGGCCGGGGACGCTACGGCGGCATGGGCGGCGGTTTCGGCCGGGGAGGTTGGGGCCGCTCCGGCGGGGGCGGCGGGTTCTCGGGCGGTGGCGGGGGCTTCGGAGGCGGCGGGGCCTCGGGGCGCTGGTAA